A DNA window from Kitasatospora atroaurantiaca contains the following coding sequences:
- a CDS encoding sulfite oxidase-like oxidoreductase: MGQSEQEPLQSSDPRLPPGQRLQRGWPVLHYGPVPRFKPLTWDFQVFGATASADKHSWDFEGFNALPRVTVRGDLHCVTRFSMLGSEWSGVSASTILDLVPPADDVTHVMVWAEYGYSSNLRLADFADPRTVFATHRNGEPLTVEHGFPVRLVVPQLYAWKGPKWVRAVEYMRADRRGFWEERGYHNRADPWSEQRYSYQEEPGDGPLR, from the coding sequence ATGGGTCAGTCCGAACAAGAACCGCTTCAGTCGTCTGACCCGAGGCTCCCTCCCGGGCAGCGCCTGCAGCGCGGCTGGCCGGTGCTGCACTACGGCCCCGTCCCGCGCTTCAAGCCGCTGACGTGGGACTTCCAGGTTTTCGGGGCCACCGCCTCGGCCGACAAGCACAGCTGGGACTTCGAGGGCTTCAACGCCCTGCCGCGGGTCACCGTGCGAGGTGACCTTCACTGTGTCACCCGCTTCTCCATGCTCGGCAGCGAGTGGAGCGGCGTGTCGGCCTCCACCATCCTCGACCTGGTGCCGCCGGCCGACGACGTCACCCATGTGATGGTCTGGGCCGAGTACGGCTACAGCTCCAACCTGCGCCTCGCCGACTTCGCGGACCCGCGCACGGTCTTCGCCACCCACCGCAACGGCGAGCCGCTCACCGTCGAGCACGGCTTCCCCGTCCGGCTGGTGGTCCCGCAGCTGTACGCCTGGAAGGGCCCCAAGTGGGTGCGCGCAGTCGAGTACATGCGCGCCGACCGGCGGGGTTTCTGGGAGGAACGCGGCTACCACAACCGCGCCGACCCCTGGTCCGAGCAGCGTTACTCGTACCAGGAGGAGCCCGGCGACGGGCCGTTGCGGTAG
- the bfr gene encoding bacterioferritin, whose product MKGDPEVIEFLNEQLTAELTAINQYFLHAKMQENFGWTKLAKYTRHESFDEMKHAEVLTDRILFLDGLPNYQRLFHVRIGQTVKEMFEADRQVEVEAIDRLRRGIVVMRAKNDVTSANIFEDILADEEHHIDYLDTQLELLEKLGEALYLAQLIEQPES is encoded by the coding sequence ATGAAGGGCGACCCCGAGGTCATCGAGTTCCTCAACGAGCAGCTCACCGCCGAGCTGACCGCGATCAACCAGTACTTCCTGCACGCCAAGATGCAGGAGAACTTCGGCTGGACGAAGCTCGCGAAGTACACCCGGCACGAGTCGTTCGACGAGATGAAGCACGCCGAGGTGCTCACCGACCGGATCCTCTTCCTCGACGGGCTGCCCAACTACCAGCGGCTCTTCCACGTCCGGATCGGTCAGACGGTCAAGGAGATGTTCGAGGCGGACCGCCAGGTCGAGGTGGAGGCCATCGACCGGCTGCGGCGCGGGATCGTGGTGATGCGGGCCAAGAACGACGTCACCTCGGCCAACATCTTCGAGGACATCCTGGCGGACGAGGAGCACCACATCGACTACCTCGACACCCAGCTCGAGCTGCTCGAGAAGCTCGGTGAGGCGCTCTACCTGGCCCAGCTGATCGAGCAGCCGGAGTCCTGA
- a CDS encoding (2Fe-2S)-binding protein — translation MYVCMCHAVTEDQVKKQIENGADTPRRIAKGCKAGTDCGSCVRRIQALLGEHGARPCPTARLAAKLGLAEPETGLVEAVRPLRAA, via the coding sequence ATGTACGTGTGCATGTGCCATGCGGTCACCGAGGACCAGGTCAAGAAGCAGATCGAGAACGGCGCCGACACCCCGCGCCGGATAGCCAAGGGCTGCAAGGCCGGCACCGACTGCGGCTCCTGCGTGCGACGCATCCAGGCCCTGCTGGGTGAGCACGGTGCCCGCCCGTGCCCGACAGCGCGGCTGGCCGCCAAGCTCGGGCTGGCTGAGCCGGAGACCGGCCTGGTCGAGGCCGTCCGGCCGCTGCGCGCCGCCTGA